The following nucleotide sequence is from Dunckerocampus dactyliophorus isolate RoL2022-P2 chromosome 7, RoL_Ddac_1.1, whole genome shotgun sequence.
TTTCTATTCATATTAGTATTCATATATTCTGTAATAAATATTCTGTGATAAAAGTCGGCCCAGTCCTTGTATCATGCGTCGGCCTGATATCGGCCCAACGATTGTGTGTTTAAGGGGTAGTAGTCAAAGTTCTTGTCACCGTAAATAATTCATATGacattcataaaaaataataagtagggatgtccgatattggcttttttgcagataTCCGATAAGTCGATATGCGTAACATGACAAATTTCCtgtggtggaatgaacacatatctgttgtgaagctaatggatacagcattaGCAATTTGCTTCTCAACGtgtctgtaaacaacattgcaaaacatctgagaaatacctGCCATTAAGCTTAGGctgtgttttaaaagtcaacagagtagccatttacattttacaaatcCAGGGAAAAacatcaagtgtcataattttcatgtaggcctagcaCTGTAAGTGCAGCAGCAGTGACGGAGCGAGACAGTTGTCATTGggatggccaaggtgagaccattactcacataggggtggcaataagttgatacctggaATGTCTACATGGCCAGTGGCGTGGCCACGCCCACCCCTGGCCGCTGCGTACAGTAGCTCCACCACTGTGCTTGAGGCACCCCATCACTGTAAATCTGATGCGAAATTAAAGAGgaaaagtaatctacctaacaaacatgtataggAATCAAAATACACCCAATATAtgaaaagcaacattttcacaGACTAATTGAGCGCGCACACAAAACTTCAGATTTTATCGCcgcttacttccgggaattgttACATTCCTACTGAGGATAAGTGGGATatctagaaaatgaatggatggaaggagcaagCTAGTTTGCTGCTAGTcacccacgtttgtttacacgcttgacAGGCGGTTTTGGGAgcccatttttgcagagctgctggaaatgtgaatttctcttggagagtaataaagtatctatctatgtacatgtatatatgtatgtctaGAATTTACACCACCGCCatgagtggctgcctttcaagcggCTTCGTTTATTAATTCAAGCACATatttacgtgccatgagagcgacATCCGGGATCGGTGTGATTACCTGTTTACCCATTGATATCAAGGCGGCCACACtggagattcaagattcaagattcaagagagttttattgtcatgtgcatggtaaaaacagcagttataccatgcaatgaaaatcttattctgttcattctcccacgaaaagaaagaaaacacaagaaagaataagaaacataaacacataaacatatataccaataaattaagcaacaacaacagaagagacattaatacaaataaataaataaataaataaagtgctatgagtgtgtgcgtgtgttgcgtgcggcgtgtgtgagtgcttcgttgagaagcctgatggcctgtgggtaaaagctgtttgccagccttgtggtcctggacttcaaactcctgtagcgtctgcctgacggtaggagtgtgaataatgagtgttgtggatgtgtgctgtccttgatgaggttgtgtgttctgcgtaggactctagttttataaatgtcttgcagtgaggggagggctgccccaacaatgttctgtgaggtcttgatcacccgctggagtgccttcctatcacgtgttgtacagttaccgtaccaaacagtgatggaggcggtaaggacactttcgatagtgcatctgtagaagcaactcaggattgtggtggacatgccaaatttcctcagtcttctcaggaagtacagtctcctttgggacttcttcagaatttgttgggtgttgtgagaccaggtgaggtcctcgctgatgtgtgtgccaaggaacttgaaggttttcaccctctccacctcagtctcatcaataaacaggggtctatgcggctccttttcccttgttcttgggtcaatgatcatctctttggtcttatctgtattgagaaggagattgttagcacgacaccaagctatgaggtccgccacctctcttctgtatgatgtttcaacaccaccagtgatcagtccgatgactgtagtgtcatccgcaaatttaatgatgctggtgttgttctgggaggccacgcaatcgtaggtgaagagcgtgtagaggagtggactcagcacacacccctgtggggtcccagtgctcacaattcttgagctggatgtgcgattgtggactctgactgactggggcctgcctgttagaaagttaaacacccagttacagagggagggagacaggccaagtgtgaggagcttatttgtgagtttgtgggggctgactgtattaaaagcagcgctatagtctataaatagcattctgacatacagtatgtgtcctggccttgtaggtgtgaaagggctgtgtggatggcagtgttgactgcatcatccgtggaccggttctggcaatatgcaaactgtagagggtccacagttgccaccaggatgctctttttgatgtgggtcatgactattctttcaaagcacttcataacaataggagtgagtgctatagggcgatagtcattcaagcaggtcacgttgctcttcttgggtatgggcactatggtggtggacttaaagcaggtcggtacagatgcttgtgcaagcgacaggttaaatatgtcagcaagcacatcagctagctctgatgagcaaacccgaagtgcacgtcctgagatgttgtctgggcctgctgcttttcgtgggtttgttttgtttagaaccctgcgcacatcagctgatgtcaccatgagaggtgagtcctgtgtgctccccaagtccagccaccctctctgctcatcaggagtttgggagtcaaagcgggcatagaactcgttcagctcatcaggaagtgtggtatggctggacgtggctacgctactccgctgtcgatagtctgtgatgtgctggagccccgcccacatgcgccgagggtctgaggtggaatagtagccctccagcttctgtctgtactgtcttttggcctctcgtatggacctcctcaggtcatatctggcctttttgtagtcatcagcggtgcccatgacaaatgcagtcgaacgagcacgtagcttagcccttagaTAAGATGAAAGTCGAAAGCAAGGAAGTGGAaattcaagccttcggtaccttctattgTCATGGTCAACGAgaattcactaccgagcaagatccacgagctggcaagaacgtTAAGACCTTCACATTTGTGTTTCGTTGAATGGCTAGCAGCTAGAGGCTAACGTGAGGCGCTAGCCGACTTCAGTGCAGTCAGAGCAccaggaacacaagagcctgtggaaagcgcaaaggaggttGGCTTGCACTGTAGGTGAACAAACGggggtgtcatcctggccatgtgaacattaaaatgtccatctatatggcattttttaaataacggTTTTCATTATCGGGGGAAAAAATCTGATACCAATTTTCATGCGATATTGGACCAATATGATCGGTGGGCCGATAagatcggacatccctaatagtATGTataaaatagacataacagaacatagcTGGATAATGGGTGAGTTCAGACAATCagctcacaagaatgaagagttagtcaTGAGTGTTGTAGTGACTGgacatagcattttgtacacaatGGTTCAGGACTCCTCTTctttgtactttgcaaacatcaactgcttgtattgtttcttgaaattgctcatcttggtgcattgtttgagttccttgctcaatccgttccataatttgattccacatactgaaggTCTTTACTGTTCTTCTCGcttataagtgttttaagttgatttgtcctctcttgttgagatgaattttatcacatttttggGGAGCAGATTTGCtctatgcataattttagctgtttatttctgtattgcacaactttgacatattaacacttatgaTGTAACACTTTgagcaacaactgtctttttgCATCTTTGAAACAAAGTCAATACTGTTTTCAAATGCTGTAGCTCGTTACCCgtgttgacatgttttgtggCAACCTTTTTAATTTCTGACAATTTTTTCCAAGTGTGTCCTTCCAGTTGATTGATCGCTAGTTTttgtcctaacagccttttgctgttagtgttttttgttattgactCTTACCCTTGCTGGATTTGCTGGagtttgtactttgtgttttcatttaggactctttttgtacattaaattttcctttttgtattttgcctcATTggtctgcattttgggatcctgAATTGttcgccgtgttccacggccgcGCATGacaattttaagctgaaagcctggacataacctggtcgggaCCATGTTGATacaaaagagagctacctttgtGCAACTAACCCACCAAACTCGCTTTGCAGAATACTCCCTTGATGTGTTGTTTCTGTTTGCACCATGGGTGAGGGTGTTGCTGCATGTAAAATGCATTGTATATTAGATATGACTAGTTTGGCTCTAACTATTTCCTGTATGATTCAAACTTGTCATGTTGCCAGCTGCAATAGTTACTCCATTCTACAGAAATGACTTGAGCTCCACAAGttgaaaccttaaaaaaaacatgacctaTATCATGCGTCACAATGACACggaaaaatgtttaataaaaatgttttatcgaGGCCGACAAAATTGATCGATGTTttatcaattatcgtgacaggcctactcatATTAATCATAATATGAAACGCAgataaagttgcattttttaagaaaatgaggttggggaaagttTGAcaagtatttttctttatttttgtcaagctgCTGCAGCCCACTTCACACACCGTGTAGTGATTACGTCACGCTGCTACAGGATCTCTTCTTCCACCAAAACATTCCCGATGATTTCATAGTCGAGAGCCCTCCAGTTGAAGACGTTGCCTGGGCTGAAGTTTGCGTCCTCCACGTAGCGTTGGATCTCAGCGGCGGAGAGGACGTAGTCCCACATGTGAAGCCGGGAGATCATCCCAATGAACGACTGCCCGGCGTCGAAGCCTCCGCCATAGGTGTCCTGCTCTTGGCCCAGAATGGTGATGGGTTTACCACTGATGGGCTGCCCCGAGTGGATGAACCTCTTGATGGTCTTTTTGCCGTCCACCCACAACTGTGCCACACCGTTCTGGGAATTCCAGGTGGCGCACATGGAGTGCCAGGAGTTGGGGGGGAACGACAGAGACAGGAAGTTTGTGCTGCCGCCCCGAGCTTGCACACTCATTACATCGTCTGTGTCTATCTTGAAGAGCAAAAAGTCGTTGCTGTGTGCCACCGTCGCCAAAGAGAAGAGCCCATAGTTCCTGGTGAGGTCTGTGAAGAACCTGATCAGAGACACCAGGGGTGAGGACCCAAACTGGCGAAAATAAAGCAAAGGCTGCTGATCACCTCGTTTACCTGAGACAGACCGTCACGGCATCAAATGACGTCTTAGATGTCAACAGTTTCACATGATCTTTGTTTGTCTCCTTGGGGAAGACAAACACTTTGTGTGAAAGATCtgcacacaacaacaaacacagacagttcaagcagctgttttttgtttttttgctgtccaaggcacattctaaaaatacaagtaaacaacaaaaacaaattttgcgCGTTAATTAAGTCTCCACTTGATGTCCGGCCTCTCCTACTCAAGCAGACAAGAACGCGAGGTGCGTTCACAGACATTGGGTAAATGCATTATTTTCAAAGACCCGCAACACACTTTTGGGTCCGGTTTACTTTCAGCCgctttaacaaatgtcaaatatCAAAATGCCTCCCAAATCCTTTGATTGTGTTCGGACATCCTTGCTTTATTGTTTCTGTCTGACAAACAGTAATGGAAAGGGGAACAGAAGAGCAGAGCGACGCCACCTAGTGCCGTCAAAGGtatttgacccaaatataaaatGCACCTGAATATAACACAATCCCTCTTTATCGAGACCTgtttatggaagaaaatatttcaagtcaaagacaaaaaaaaaattgcaataaaaagGAGAAAACATATTGACATATTAAAATACACGTGATATGTagtcactggtcactaggtggcagcactgacacaaaacattgagacatgacCTATTaagtaacactgcatgaagtcatgaagtcagctatGGACTGTCCGACATgattgagtgaaaaaagttctcctcccatttcccttgtggaagtggtaattttttggcttcttaaatttagaataagttTAGAACGTGCAATAGTCTGCTGAAAGCAAGGTTAGGTCATGTCGAAAATCATCCTCTGTTGAAAATGAAATGGGTGCTACCTGTGGGTGCTGCACAACATGATGCAAGCATCACCACCACAAGGAAGAGTTTCTCCATCTGAAATAGAAAGGAAGTCAGCATAGCAAGACTACACCAAAGGTGAATTGTActgtatgatatatgatataatgaCATAGAAAAGCATTCATCCTGCTCTGCTATAAGTATGATATCAAGCAGAAAAGCAGCACCCCAAAAACGTGTGCAATGTCTTACCTTGTCTTGACTGTGCAGGCTTGATGGAAGGGAGGACTTGCCTGTTATCTGTCTTTAAATGCTATTTGTTCACTTGCATCATCATTCATGGAGGCTTTTGGACTCTTCAGTAAACAtggggggttgggggtggggttGGAGTCGATGaaaagtttattttaattgtgcaaCATAATGCAGAGCACAACATCTGGTAAGCATGTGCTCATCTAATGAGATTCAACGCTGTAGCAACAATGCTGCCTTTTGCAAAGATAACTACACAAATGCACCGTTGTAGACGATCACCACGTATCCCACTGGACATCCTCAAATAGCTTTATATGTAGGGTTGAGgagagaaataaataaatggattttGAGctgagctgtggccgtaaggtggtcgctgcctgtcgtggcggtaatcccagaggtcgttggtggacaccagtggtgagggatgccgtcaagctgaagaaagaGGATTCCGGAGGCATCTGACAGGTACCTTGCAGGACAAGCGGTCAATGGCTCTGGCGGTCgctaaggcaaaaaaaaacggacatgggggctgccctttgtcaccaattctgttcattacttttatggacagaatttttaggcacagccagggcactgaggggttccagtttggtggctgcaggattgggtttCTGCTTTTTggagatgatgtggtcctgctggcttcatcgagctgtgaacttcaactctcactggatcggttcgcagccgagtgtgaagcggctgggatgataatcagcacctccaagtccgagtccatggttctcacttgGAAAAGGaaggagtgccatctccgggtcggggatgagatcctgccccaagtggaggagtttaagtacctcggggtcttgttcacaattGAGGGAATGATGGAACGCAAGATAGACAAGTGGATTGGTGCTGCGTCTACAGATGCAAACtttgcatcggtctgttgtggtgaagagggagctgagccaaaaggcaaagctttcaatttaccggtcaatcaatgttcctaccctcacctatggtcatgagcttttgggtagtgaccaaaaggacaagatcgcaggtacaagcagctgaaattaCTTTTCTCTGTTggctggctgggctctcccttagagataaggtgagaagcactgtcatccgggagaaacctggagtagaaccgctgctcctccgcattgagaggagccagatgagttggctcgggcatctgcgGTTAGGATGCCCCTcggcgcctccctggggaggtgttcaggacacgtccgaccggtaggaggccttggggaagacccaggatgctttggagagactacgtctcttagctggcctgggaacgcctcaggatccaccaGGAAGCGATGGACAAAGttgctggggagagggaagtctgggcttccctgcttaggctgttgacctcggataagcggaagacgatggatggatggactttgacttgctttttaaaaagtatttgtaAATAACACATGCAGACCGAGGACTTTGAGCATGGTGACTTTGTGcacttttctgtttgttttatgGAGTAATACACAGGTTAAACGAGGAAAACGGTTGCTGTCGAACAATCATGTCTCAAATCTTGAACTCTCAAGCGATAGTACTAAAGTGCTGCTTTAAAAACATTGCATTCTATGTGAAACTACATTCATTGCTGGTCATTCATTGTGCAATTGCTAAGGCAAAATGTTaggagaacaaagtcataatattgagaAAGTAAGAATGTTTGTgcaaaagttataaaattacaagaataactcgtaataattaaaataaatattatgtgaataaagtcataatattacacaaaaaaataacagacaGTTACAGTATTTggagaatttaaaaaacagcaaaaatggaaaaaagcaagGCAAAACTGTAATGCTGGCTGTTTTtcttattatactgtacatataacgtcttagcatatctacattagTTGCTTTATAAAACGTCGATTTTGTTTGTCAGTATGGAAACGTTTGATCTAAATCAATGGTTGTCACACTTTGTAGCACCATTCTTTGCCACCTGCTGTTTCCcttcaaatactgtaataacaatgtcactgtagtttgggataatatgcacgtcacattatatgtaaatggggcgttgttggcgctttttggagttttttccagaaggttttataggcggaataggttattcccattacatgcattcttagctgtgtttttaaaaaaatctgttttaatatgttcagaatgcacagaaaagagaaagacatatagtatgtgttcatgtctcacataaggattgtggatgataggcaaCATTccagaaaaagtgcagttttccttgaaattGATCTCTATGAGCAACTGGCAGCAAGACAAGAccgtagggcctgtggtgtgtcctgcggcccgtGGCTTGCCCGAGCCTGTGCTGTGGTGAGTGGTCTGttggtcatgtgtccttggtcatttttaattgcatcgttAGCTATCTGGTGGGGgtggtgctctgctgggcccttgggcgtttgtcgccgctgGTGGGCCGTTGTCTGCGCTTCcagcgtgggcgggcttcttttccggttgtgggggtatctctgggcctgctggtgcgtagcccccggtgcccgtctgcctttgtggggtgttaTCTCTCGtcggtctcgggggttggctgtcctccggccagCCGccgccctgtttctggttgggattgcctctctgtgGCCCGTTGCTGGTCTTCCCAGgagggagggctctctgggctggctcttgggggggctgagctttgtgctgcctgcccttGTACTTcaccacattactcactgagttaaccagggtgttattatgttgttttataACAGCGACGTTGATGTCAGcgatatgattatagtttttacaatgatgtgcattacagttattgtcattgtgatcaccaTCATGGATAATCacttcattactacaattatgtgtgactgtttcaatgcagtattgtcattgtggttgttgatattattttgtcctttctgtcatggtctttatagtcattacatttgctgatgtagtcctgtttgtttctgttgttctgttattgttgtcataattgttgttgctgctgtccttgtgtccatcttttttttttgaccccTCTTGTCCCccccgttttcttttctcttcttctctgacaagtccggccgctccaaatttgcataataacaaaacatccaagtcaaataaattctgtataacagtggatgtgtatctcacacttttccctggcagagtaaatctgttgagcacttgaggacATTTAGATCTCCAATTCTAtttgccttaaaggctggacaggacaggagaaaaaaaaaaaaagaatacgtGTGACACACAGTGTGCACCATGTGGCCATACAAATATGGTGTAAACATCTATGCacaacacacatgaacacaacaCACATCAGAAGAGGGGGCtggtatttatttatgcatGGACAGGGGTACCACTAGTAGTTCTGGGCAGCTCTTACCACCACCTCTCAATTACCCTTGTAATTTCACTTACAAACTCATCTTACACATTAGTCGTATCCTACTGGTTATACCAAAACactttgttttgaaaaaaatgtttttcgtaattttggggaatttttttaaattgggaaTATCATTGAATAATTTCACTTGTGTGAAGTGTAGTGCCACAAAAACCACCTCACACATGAATGAC
It contains:
- the LOC129185198 gene encoding C-reactive protein-like, whose amino-acid sequence is MEKLFLVVVMLASCCAAPTDLSHKVFVFPKETNKDHVKLLTSKTSFDAVTVCLRFFTDLTRNYGLFSLATVAHSNDFLLFKIDTDDVMSVQARGGSTNFLSLSFPPNSWHSMCATWNSQNGVAQLWVDGKKTIKRFIHSGQPISGKPITILGQEQDTYGGGFDAGQSFIGMISRLHMWDYVLSAAEIQRYVEDANFSPGNVFNWRALDYEIIGNVLVEEEIL